A window of Pseudomonas mucidolens contains these coding sequences:
- a CDS encoding Mpo1-like protein, producing the protein MGKRHPNLPAWQWRAYPQNHQHPTNLVLHLIAVPLFIIGFLLIVSGVFSLSLASLAIGVVGVLAGLALQRHGHSLEAQASEPFSDPKDAVQRLVVEQFLTFPRFVLSGGWWQAWRQHPRR; encoded by the coding sequence ATGGGCAAACGTCATCCGAATCTCCCCGCCTGGCAATGGCGCGCCTACCCGCAGAACCATCAGCACCCGACCAATCTGGTGTTGCACCTGATTGCCGTACCCTTGTTCATCATCGGGTTTCTGCTGATTGTGTCGGGGGTGTTCAGCTTGAGTCTGGCGAGTCTTGCCATCGGCGTGGTCGGCGTACTGGCCGGCCTGGCGCTGCAACGTCATGGCCATAGCCTGGAAGCCCAGGCCAGCGAGCCGTTCAGTGATCCAAAAGACGCGGTACAGCGCTTGGTGGTTGAGCAGTTTCTGACGTTTCCGCGCTTTGTCCTGAGCGGTGGCTGGTGGCAAGCATGGCGTCAGCACCCTCGGCGCTGA
- a CDS encoding CHAD domain-containing protein: protein MSALVDQLVAQIIGLEVGLLSCQARLAAVTDDEALHDLRTTVRRLRSLLRPLRGLPGVEQLESAARAVGQLTTPLRDREVLAAYLQQHDYAEAAARRMRQQPNAYRQVAASPELAQLLLILGAFPRFIRASQHQHLLKGLRARIEKRLAKQWQKLDAALDDPDHDRHRLRLLIKRVRYAAEAYPQLGKLPAKAMSRLKSAQGALGDWHDCWQWLAQAGHQADLQPCVAVWHRTMAEAEGRADRVLDKLAADCF, encoded by the coding sequence ATGTCTGCGCTGGTCGATCAGTTAGTCGCTCAGATCATTGGCCTGGAAGTCGGATTATTGAGTTGCCAGGCGCGCCTTGCCGCTGTGACGGATGATGAGGCGTTGCACGATCTGCGTACCACGGTGCGGCGTCTGCGCAGCCTGTTGCGGCCTTTGCGCGGTTTACCTGGTGTCGAGCAGCTTGAGAGCGCCGCCAGGGCGGTTGGTCAATTGACCACCCCGCTGCGTGACCGCGAAGTGCTGGCGGCCTATCTCCAGCAACATGACTATGCAGAAGCGGCTGCCCGGCGGATGCGCCAGCAGCCGAACGCCTACCGGCAGGTCGCCGCAAGCCCGGAGCTGGCGCAGCTGCTACTGATCCTCGGTGCGTTCCCCAGATTTATCCGTGCGTCCCAGCATCAGCATCTGCTCAAGGGCCTGCGTGCGCGCATCGAAAAGCGTTTGGCCAAGCAATGGCAGAAGCTCGATGCTGCATTGGATGATCCCGACCACGATCGCCACCGCCTGCGGCTGTTGATCAAGCGCGTGCGTTACGCGGCCGAGGCCTACCCGCAGCTGGGGAAATTGCCTGCGAAAGCGATGTCCCGCCTCAAGTCTGCCCAAGGTGCACTGGGGGACTGGCACGATTGCTGGCAATGGTTGGCGCAGGCCGGGCATCAAGCGGATCTACAGCCGTGCGTTGCGGTCTGGCACCGAACGATGGCCGAGGCTGAAGGAAGAGCGGACAGAGTGCTGGATAAGCTCGCCGCCGACTGCTTCTGA
- a CDS encoding response regulator — protein sequence MSQTATILVIDDEPQIRKFLRISLVSQGYKVIEAASGNEGLAQAALSKPDLLVLDLGLPDMDGQQVLREFREWSTVPVLVLSVRANEQQKVQALDGGANDYVTKPFGIQEFLARVRALLRQAPAGEAQEAALRFGPLTVDLAYRRVLLDGVEVALTRKEYAVLAQLARHPGRVITQQQLLKDIWGPTHTEDSHYLRIVVGHLRQKLVDDPTQPRFIVTEAGVGYRLLSAQA from the coding sequence ATGAGCCAGACTGCGACGATTTTGGTCATTGATGACGAGCCGCAGATCCGCAAATTCTTGCGTATCAGCCTGGTCTCCCAGGGTTATAAAGTGATCGAGGCTGCAAGCGGCAACGAAGGGCTGGCCCAGGCCGCGCTGAGCAAGCCGGACCTGCTGGTGCTGGACCTCGGTTTGCCGGACATGGATGGGCAACAGGTGCTGCGCGAATTTCGCGAATGGTCGACGGTGCCCGTGCTGGTGTTGTCGGTGCGCGCCAATGAACAGCAGAAGGTCCAGGCCTTGGACGGTGGCGCCAATGACTACGTGACCAAGCCTTTCGGTATCCAGGAGTTTCTTGCCCGGGTGCGGGCGTTATTACGCCAGGCGCCGGCCGGCGAGGCTCAGGAAGCCGCACTGCGCTTCGGCCCGCTGACCGTGGACCTGGCCTATCGCCGGGTTTTGCTGGACGGTGTCGAAGTGGCCCTGACGCGCAAAGAGTATGCGGTGCTGGCGCAACTGGCACGTCATCCTGGCCGGGTGATTACCCAGCAACAATTGCTCAAGGATATTTGGGGCCCGACCCATACCGAAGACAGTCATTACCTGCGGATCGTGGTGGGCCATTTGCGCCAGAAACTCGTGGACGACCCGACCCAGCCACGGTTCATCGTGACCGAAGCGGGGGTTGGGTATCGATTGTTGAGTGCGCAGGCCTGA
- a CDS encoding patatin-like phospholipase family protein, translating into MKKRVALVLGSGGARGYAHIGVIEEIERRGYDIACIAGCSMGAVVGGIYAAGKLQDYRNWIESLDYLDVLRLVDVSFRLGAIRGEKVFGQIRKIVGEVNIEELRIPYTAVATDLTNQQEIWFQEGCLHQAMRASAAIPSLFTPVMQGNRMLVDGGLLNPLPIVPVVSSHCDLIIAVNLNATNQKHYKLPVIQRPPAFKSRFDNLVQSLGAHLPFRRKQAEQLLALEKEALLAQAADIKPWLDGAEPESQQPAAAPEEAGTPKSATGSFIIDTVGPASLLDLINQSFEVMQTSLAQYKIAGYPPDVLINVPKRVCRFFEFYKAPELIALGREVASDTLDRYEREQL; encoded by the coding sequence ATGAAAAAACGTGTTGCGTTAGTCCTGGGCTCCGGGGGTGCACGGGGCTATGCCCATATCGGCGTGATCGAAGAGATCGAAAGACGCGGCTATGACATTGCATGCATCGCCGGTTGCTCCATGGGCGCCGTGGTCGGAGGGATCTATGCCGCCGGCAAGCTCCAGGACTATCGAAACTGGATCGAAAGCCTGGACTACCTGGATGTGCTGCGCCTGGTGGATGTCAGCTTTCGCCTGGGGGCGATACGCGGTGAAAAGGTCTTCGGGCAGATCCGCAAGATCGTCGGCGAGGTCAATATCGAAGAATTGCGCATCCCGTACACGGCCGTGGCCACGGACCTGACCAACCAACAGGAAATCTGGTTTCAGGAAGGTTGCCTGCATCAGGCCATGCGAGCCTCGGCGGCGATTCCCAGCCTGTTCACGCCGGTGATGCAGGGCAATCGCATGCTAGTGGACGGTGGCCTGTTGAACCCGCTGCCCATCGTGCCGGTTGTGTCCAGCCATTGCGACCTGATCATCGCGGTCAACCTCAACGCCACGAATCAAAAGCACTACAAACTGCCAGTGATCCAACGTCCCCCGGCGTTCAAAAGTCGCTTCGACAATCTGGTGCAGTCATTGGGCGCGCACCTGCCATTCCGCCGCAAACAGGCCGAGCAACTGTTGGCGCTGGAAAAGGAAGCGCTGCTGGCCCAGGCGGCCGACATCAAACCGTGGCTGGACGGCGCCGAACCTGAATCCCAGCAACCGGCCGCCGCTCCGGAAGAAGCCGGCACGCCCAAGTCGGCGACAGGTTCATTCATCATAGATACCGTGGGGCCCGCCTCGCTGCTGGACTTGATCAACCAGAGCTTCGAGGTGATGCAAACATCGTTGGCGCAATACAAGATCGCGGGCTACCCACCGGATGTGCTGATCAACGTGCCTAAGCGGGTGTGCCGTTTTTTCGAGTTCTACAAGGCGCCGGAGTTGATCGCCCTGGGTCGTGAGGTGGCCAGTGATACGCTGGATCGGTATGAGCGCGAGCAGTTGTAG
- a CDS encoding methyl-accepting chemotaxis protein produces MGAWLSNISLKYKFWAVNAVAFITTLLLVLYAVQLEQQARSHAAQASAQTQARLLAAWPAGQSLPKGEHWLAFTRGQAPESADQDLSALSGANGWVEFSHLPLFGENLLLGAEVISRPDDQHVAVLAYGPSLSQVFTERFTQYAVAVLILMLAMLCASQLLIRFLLSQLNTLKDVMLHVEETGDLSAHVPLACKDEVGQMASAFNAMQAGYQRVVNTVARTAKQLDEGAARLASSMNEVQHGMLGQQSETDQAATAINQMTATVHHIAQHAGATRDLSQTADTLAGSGQEVVGRVQRSIAGLSTGVQQTAEMIQKLAEDSQKINGVVSVIHSIAEQTNLLALNAAIEAARAGEMGRGFAVVADEVRNLAKRVQNSTDEITRMVSALQAGTRDAVDFMQESSFKADDCVQQAQEASASLVEITDAVAQMRESNTQIAAAAEQQSHVAEEMNRAVVSIRDVTENTVQQTVDSATTSNELAILAGELNKAIGQLKL; encoded by the coding sequence ATGGGTGCCTGGCTTAGCAACATCTCGCTGAAGTACAAATTCTGGGCCGTGAATGCGGTCGCGTTCATCACCACCCTGCTCTTGGTGCTGTACGCCGTGCAGCTCGAACAACAGGCCCGCAGCCACGCCGCCCAAGCCTCGGCGCAAACCCAGGCGCGCCTGCTCGCTGCCTGGCCCGCCGGGCAATCGCTGCCCAAGGGTGAACACTGGCTGGCCTTCACCCGTGGGCAGGCCCCCGAATCCGCGGATCAAGACCTGTCAGCCCTGAGCGGTGCCAACGGCTGGGTCGAGTTCAGCCATCTGCCCTTGTTCGGCGAAAACCTGTTGCTCGGCGCCGAAGTGATATCACGCCCCGACGACCAACACGTCGCGGTACTGGCTTACGGGCCAAGCCTGAGCCAGGTCTTCACCGAGCGCTTCACCCAGTATGCGGTGGCGGTACTGATTCTGATGCTGGCGATGCTCTGCGCCTCGCAGCTGTTGATCCGTTTTCTGCTCAGCCAACTCAACACCTTGAAAGACGTGATGCTGCACGTGGAAGAAACCGGTGACCTGTCAGCCCACGTGCCCTTGGCGTGCAAGGACGAGGTCGGGCAGATGGCCAGTGCTTTCAACGCCATGCAGGCAGGCTATCAACGGGTGGTCAATACCGTGGCGCGCACCGCCAAGCAATTGGATGAAGGCGCGGCGCGCCTGGCCAGCAGCATGAACGAGGTGCAGCACGGCATGCTCGGCCAGCAAAGCGAAACCGATCAAGCGGCCACCGCCATCAATCAAATGACCGCCACCGTGCATCACATCGCGCAGCATGCCGGCGCCACCCGCGACCTGTCCCAGACCGCCGACACCCTGGCTGGCAGCGGACAGGAAGTCGTCGGCCGGGTGCAGCGCTCGATCGCCGGACTGTCCACCGGCGTCCAGCAAACAGCCGAGATGATTCAGAAACTGGCCGAGGACAGCCAGAAAATCAACGGGGTGGTCAGCGTCATCCATAGCATCGCCGAACAGACCAATCTCTTGGCCCTCAACGCCGCCATCGAAGCCGCCCGCGCCGGAGAAATGGGCCGGGGTTTTGCGGTAGTCGCCGACGAAGTACGCAACCTGGCCAAGCGGGTGCAAAACTCCACCGATGAAATCACCCGCATGGTCTCGGCATTGCAAGCCGGCACCCGGGACGCGGTGGACTTCATGCAGGAGAGTTCCTTCAAGGCTGACGACTGTGTACAGCAAGCCCAGGAAGCAAGTGCCTCACTCGTCGAAATCACCGACGCCGTAGCCCAGATGCGCGAGAGCAATACGCAAATCGCGGCCGCCGCCGAACAGCAAAGCCATGTCGCCGAAGAGATGAACCGCGCGGTGGTGAGCATTCGTGATGTCACTGAAAACACCGTGCAGCAGACCGTGGACTCAGCAACCACCAGCAACGAATTGGCGATCCTTGCTGGCGAGTTGAACAAGGCGATTGGGCAACTCAAGCTGTAA
- a CDS encoding Gldg family protein, which produces MLAALENPVDLYFFNSSAQNNQDLKKKVERVTTLLKEYENAARGKITLNLVDPAPFSEDAYKAGLLGLDGKQGFLGLVGSSANREPQRIEWLGLDQEVFLEYEISRLIHHVVRTEQPVVGLISGLPIDSRRDEQSRQLVPAWQVLDEIRRQFNLMSLGQDTQRIPEHVKTLMVVQPTRLPENTLVAIEQFVLRRGKLLMFIDPMSEGNSITTAPSSPSRLDGLLAAWGVQMPMDKVLADKLYATPAILGDGSSPVLHPGALTLPSEALAQNDISTRKLHNVRLLSSGALTPRKNSRTRFTPLLQSSGQATLFGVDRFAQPETFDSLIQEAATRGQHHVLAARVQGPAYAAFSDGTDGHKPTLHKAADIHVVVVADTDLLSDRVWTSVRNSAGQKKPLPDNATFVLNILDNLSAPDTLMVIRPQARIQGPAKRLGKLRNEAERAYREQAAPLARRLDQTEKEWQSLTSSALSFGTQAATSNPLLQALNKERLRLPMELHALRNEVYRNVRQFEFKVKLLTILPVPLIVSLLGVGILLVRGRRQHPPAAAFY; this is translated from the coding sequence ATGCTTGCTGCACTTGAAAACCCGGTGGATCTGTATTTTTTTAATTCCTCTGCGCAAAACAATCAGGACCTGAAGAAAAAGGTCGAGCGCGTGACCACCCTGCTCAAGGAATATGAAAACGCAGCAAGGGGCAAAATCACTCTCAATCTAGTTGATCCCGCGCCGTTTTCGGAAGATGCCTACAAGGCAGGATTACTGGGGCTGGATGGCAAACAAGGCTTCCTGGGCTTGGTGGGCAGTAGCGCAAATCGTGAACCGCAGCGAATAGAATGGCTCGGGCTCGATCAAGAGGTATTTCTGGAATATGAAATCAGCCGCCTGATTCATCATGTGGTCCGTACGGAACAGCCGGTGGTCGGGCTGATATCCGGATTGCCCATCGATAGCCGACGCGACGAGCAGAGCCGACAACTCGTGCCCGCGTGGCAGGTACTGGATGAAATTCGCCGGCAGTTCAACCTCATGAGCCTTGGCCAGGACACTCAGCGCATTCCCGAACACGTAAAAACGTTGATGGTCGTTCAGCCGACTCGACTACCCGAGAACACCCTGGTTGCAATTGAGCAATTTGTGTTGAGACGCGGCAAGTTGCTGATGTTTATCGACCCCATGAGCGAGGGGAATTCAATCACCACGGCGCCCTCCTCGCCTTCCAGGCTGGACGGTTTACTGGCCGCGTGGGGTGTGCAGATGCCGATGGACAAAGTACTGGCCGACAAGCTGTACGCGACGCCAGCCATTCTGGGTGACGGATCGTCACCGGTGCTTCATCCCGGCGCCCTCACACTTCCCAGCGAGGCGCTGGCGCAAAACGACATCAGTACCCGGAAACTGCACAACGTCAGACTGTTGAGTTCGGGCGCACTCACACCGCGCAAGAACAGCCGCACCAGGTTCACCCCGTTGCTCCAGAGCTCCGGCCAAGCGACGCTGTTCGGGGTTGACCGCTTTGCCCAGCCAGAGACTTTCGATTCGTTGATCCAGGAAGCAGCCACTCGCGGCCAGCATCATGTGCTCGCAGCCCGGGTTCAAGGCCCCGCGTATGCCGCATTTTCTGACGGGACCGACGGACACAAGCCCACCTTGCACAAAGCCGCTGATATCCATGTGGTGGTGGTTGCCGACACCGACCTGCTCAGTGATCGCGTCTGGACTTCGGTACGAAACAGCGCCGGGCAAAAAAAGCCGCTTCCGGATAACGCCACGTTTGTCTTGAACATCCTCGACAACCTGTCTGCCCCCGACACGCTGATGGTTATCCGCCCTCAAGCAAGGATTCAAGGCCCTGCAAAACGCCTGGGAAAATTGCGCAACGAGGCTGAGCGCGCTTATCGAGAACAGGCAGCCCCTCTGGCGCGACGCCTGGATCAGACGGAAAAAGAATGGCAGTCACTGACCTCATCAGCCCTGTCATTCGGGACTCAAGCCGCGACGTCAAACCCCTTGCTGCAAGCGCTCAACAAAGAACGCTTGCGCTTGCCCATGGAGCTGCACGCGTTGAGGAACGAGGTATACCGTAACGTCCGTCAGTTCGAGTTCAAGGTGAAGCTGCTCACCATCCTGCCGGTGCCGTTGATAGTGAGCTTGCTCGGCGTGGGGATCTTGCTGGTTCGCGGACGTCGTCAACATCCACCTGCGGCAGCGTTCTACTGA
- a CDS encoding TatD family hydrolase, which produces MQLIDIGVNLTNSSFDDKHQAVLDRAYAAGVSQLVLTGTSVEGSEQALELCQQRDESAQRLFCTAGIHPHSASDWNADSERRLRELLNARRVRAVGECGLDFNRDFSPRPQQEKVLEAHLALAVELQLPVFLHERDAEQRLLDILRDYRDRLPAAVVHCFTGEQRALFSYLDLDLHIGITGWICDERRGTHLHPLVREIPRGRLMLESDAPYLLPRTLRPKPKKGRNEPAYLPEVLREVALHRAESLEDLAQHTTACARAFFGLPVPD; this is translated from the coding sequence ATGCAACTCATTGATATTGGCGTCAACCTGACCAACTCAAGTTTTGACGACAAGCACCAGGCTGTGCTCGACCGCGCCTACGCCGCCGGGGTCAGCCAGTTGGTCTTGACCGGTACCAGCGTCGAAGGCAGTGAACAAGCGCTGGAACTGTGTCAGCAACGGGACGAAAGCGCTCAGCGATTGTTCTGCACCGCCGGCATTCATCCGCACTCCGCCAGCGACTGGAACGCCGATAGCGAGCGTCGGCTGCGCGAGCTACTCAACGCGCGCCGGGTGCGAGCGGTCGGCGAATGCGGACTGGACTTCAACCGCGATTTCTCGCCACGTCCCCAGCAGGAAAAAGTCCTCGAAGCGCATCTGGCGCTGGCGGTCGAACTCCAGTTACCGGTGTTTCTCCATGAACGGGACGCTGAGCAACGGCTCCTGGACATTCTGCGCGACTATCGTGATCGCCTGCCCGCCGCCGTGGTGCATTGCTTCACCGGCGAACAGCGTGCGCTGTTCAGCTATCTGGACCTTGACCTGCATATTGGTATCACTGGCTGGATCTGCGATGAGCGACGTGGGACGCATCTGCACCCGCTTGTCAGGGAAATTCCCCGTGGCCGCCTGATGCTGGAGAGCGATGCGCCTTACCTATTGCCGCGAACCTTGCGCCCCAAGCCAAAAAAAGGTCGCAACGAACCGGCCTATCTGCCGGAAGTCTTGCGTGAAGTAGCCTTGCATCGAGCAGAAAGCCTCGAAGACCTGGCGCAACACACGACCGCCTGCGCCCGGGCCTTTTTCGGATTACCCGTGCCGGATTGA
- a CDS encoding acyl-CoA thioesterase: MRFSDLLDAVRRNPLDVSVPPEWAQGRATFGGLVAALQYEALRAQVPDDRPLRSLAITFVGPVAPDVSASYQVEVLREGKAVSQLLGRVVQNAEVMTLVQASFGASRTSEIDVEALPAPPFKHWDECQELPYIKGVTPEFMRHLAMRWSVGGLPFTGNKSRDMGGWVRLRGDVKEEPLTEAHILALVDAWPPALLPHLNKPAPGSTLTWTIEFIQPLQSLSTLDWCQYHVEIEHARDGYGHAAAALWGPDGQLIAISRQTVVVFA, encoded by the coding sequence ATGCGCTTTAGTGATTTGCTCGACGCTGTCCGTCGCAATCCGTTGGACGTGTCCGTTCCGCCTGAGTGGGCTCAGGGACGCGCCACGTTCGGCGGTCTGGTCGCAGCCTTGCAATATGAGGCCCTGCGCGCTCAAGTGCCGGATGACCGCCCGCTGCGCTCATTGGCCATTACCTTTGTCGGGCCGGTGGCGCCAGACGTTTCTGCGAGTTACCAAGTCGAAGTGTTGCGCGAGGGCAAGGCCGTCAGCCAGTTGCTCGGCCGTGTCGTGCAGAACGCTGAAGTCATGACATTGGTGCAAGCCAGCTTTGGCGCGTCACGAACCTCGGAAATCGACGTGGAGGCGCTGCCCGCGCCGCCATTCAAGCATTGGGACGAATGCCAGGAACTGCCCTATATCAAAGGCGTGACCCCCGAGTTCATGCGCCATTTGGCGATGCGCTGGAGCGTCGGCGGCCTGCCATTTACCGGCAACAAATCCCGTGACATGGGCGGTTGGGTGCGTTTGCGTGGCGATGTGAAAGAAGAGCCGCTGACCGAAGCGCATATCCTCGCGTTGGTCGATGCGTGGCCGCCAGCCTTGCTGCCGCACCTGAACAAACCCGCACCGGGCAGTACCTTGACCTGGACCATTGAATTCATCCAGCCGTTGCAGTCACTGAGCACGCTGGACTGGTGCCAATATCATGTCGAGATCGAACATGCCCGCGACGGATACGGTCACGCTGCGGCCGCGCTGTGGGGGCCTGATGGGCAACTGATCGCGATCAGCCGCCAGACCGTCGTGGTATTCGCCTGA
- a CDS encoding transglycosylase SLT domain-containing protein, translating to MIRSSALLMLCLMLLPMAAVARLDGPLEVIKPGKVRDLAEIRGSRTLRVLVNQSRNSSGEVRGQAIGVEYRRLRAFEHYLNGRARAGQEIRLKIIPKAKDQLLGALARGEGDLVAPGELLDVAAAHKIMSSEPIVRDVPLWLVGRKGGRRFTRPEQLSGRTVALTTGSAAGEAVNQLNQKLALRKLPPVKVEWVDPSLGVEDVLEMVHAGIFNLTIVERPIAERWSKVLPKLRFDRQVRISEPGAQYWFVRQEASMLRASIDRFLKTYKTPADLDVAFQRIYRRLYRVRNPLVRADRQRLEKLRPVLQKHAREQGMDWLNLAALAYKESSLNPRANSGKGPRGLMQITPSAAQRVGVNNIRSLDSNVRAGARYLAMIRRKFFASPKLNERERMAFVLAAYNMGPERVQGMRAEARRRGLNPNQWFFQVERIAMEQVGMGAVSYVNSVNKYYLAFDRERTTLEPSAAKRISRK from the coding sequence ATGATCCGATCCTCAGCGTTGCTCATGTTGTGCCTGATGCTGCTGCCCATGGCGGCGGTTGCGCGCCTGGACGGGCCGCTGGAAGTGATCAAGCCCGGCAAGGTGCGCGACCTGGCAGAAATTCGCGGCAGCCGTACCTTGCGAGTATTGGTCAACCAGAGCCGCAACAGCTCGGGTGAAGTCCGGGGGCAGGCGATAGGCGTTGAGTATCGCCGCCTGCGGGCTTTCGAGCACTATCTGAACGGCCGTGCCCGTGCCGGACAGGAAATCCGACTCAAGATCATCCCGAAAGCCAAGGACCAGCTATTAGGCGCGCTGGCCCGTGGAGAAGGTGATCTGGTGGCTCCCGGTGAACTGTTGGATGTGGCGGCGGCGCACAAGATCATGAGCAGTGAGCCGATTGTCAGAGACGTGCCTCTCTGGCTGGTGGGCCGCAAAGGTGGACGACGTTTTACCCGCCCGGAGCAGTTGTCCGGGCGCACTGTGGCGCTGACCACTGGCAGTGCGGCGGGGGAGGCGGTGAACCAGCTCAATCAAAAACTGGCATTGCGCAAATTGCCACCGGTCAAGGTGGAGTGGGTGGATCCCAGTCTTGGGGTGGAAGATGTGCTGGAGATGGTTCACGCCGGGATCTTCAACCTGACCATCGTCGAGCGCCCGATTGCCGAGCGCTGGTCGAAAGTCCTGCCCAAGTTGCGCTTTGATCGGCAGGTGCGGATCAGTGAGCCGGGCGCGCAGTACTGGTTTGTACGTCAGGAAGCCTCGATGTTGCGGGCGAGCATCGACCGTTTCCTGAAAACCTACAAGACTCCAGCCGATCTCGACGTGGCCTTTCAACGTATTTACCGTCGTCTCTATCGCGTGCGCAATCCCCTGGTGCGGGCGGATCGTCAGCGTCTGGAGAAACTGCGCCCCGTATTGCAGAAACATGCTCGCGAACAAGGTATGGATTGGCTGAACCTGGCGGCGCTGGCCTACAAGGAATCATCCCTGAATCCCCGCGCGAACAGCGGCAAAGGCCCCAGGGGCCTGATGCAGATCACGCCGTCGGCGGCTCAGCGGGTGGGGGTCAACAACATCCGTTCGCTGGACAGTAATGTGCGGGCCGGGGCGCGTTACCTGGCAATGATCCGACGCAAGTTTTTCGCCAGTCCCAAGCTCAACGAACGCGAGCGCATGGCCTTTGTCCTGGCGGCTTACAACATGGGGCCGGAACGTGTGCAAGGTATGCGTGCCGAGGCGCGACGCAGGGGCTTGAACCCGAATCAGTGGTTCTTTCAGGTTGAACGCATTGCCATGGAGCAGGTGGGAATGGGCGCCGTCAGCTATGTTAATAGTGTCAATAAATACTATCTGGCGTTTGATCGTGAACGAACCACTCTGGAGCCATCCGCGGCAAAAAGGATTTCCCGTAAGTAA
- a CDS encoding DoxX family protein: MSPMIKNVLSTRAGYGLTVLRIFVGIIFAAHGSQKLFGWFGGGGLAGTAQWMESIGLAPGSLMALLSGGTEFFAGLALIIGLLARPAALGLVIVSLVAIFAVHISNGLFMANNGYEFALALLGGSVAVLFEGAGKLSADRAIAD; encoded by the coding sequence ATGAGCCCAATGATCAAAAATGTTTTGTCCACGCGTGCAGGCTACGGTCTGACGGTGCTGCGAATTTTCGTCGGCATCATTTTCGCTGCCCACGGTTCGCAGAAGCTCTTTGGCTGGTTTGGCGGTGGCGGCCTGGCGGGTACGGCGCAGTGGATGGAAAGCATCGGTCTGGCGCCAGGCAGCTTGATGGCGTTGCTGTCGGGCGGTACGGAGTTTTTCGCCGGGCTGGCATTGATCATCGGTCTGTTGGCACGTCCTGCGGCCCTGGGATTGGTGATTGTTTCGCTGGTCGCGATTTTCGCGGTGCATATCAGTAACGGTTTGTTCATGGCGAACAACGGTTATGAGTTCGCCCTGGCCTTGTTGGGCGGTAGCGTTGCGGTGTTGTTCGAAGGTGCCGGCAAACTGTCTGCCGACCGCGCCATCGCCGATTGA